The proteins below come from a single Xiphophorus hellerii strain 12219 chromosome 14, Xiphophorus_hellerii-4.1, whole genome shotgun sequence genomic window:
- the LOC116732068 gene encoding uncharacterized protein LOC116732068: MTNFILASLCTFSWISVSVCQFHTVSVPPAEDVTLMCSNFTKFVSHIFWFKMNSSPNASCISSMLSAESNVSLYDGFHFSKYNMTSNTTNLFLKIKEVNFSDSGLYFCGPYVATVGATTVSAGFTATYLEVEDVSDGLLNLPCVILGCVAVFLTVVIVALVVKIRTIQTGQTERKNPRPSENLDPDDLNYAALHIRPKAKSKRRPADKKELKDNVLYAATR; this comes from the exons ATGACAAACTTCATCCTGGCTTCACTCTGCACCTTCA GTTGGATTTCTGTGTCAGTTTGTCAGTTTCACACAGTTTCTGTTCCACCTGCTGAAGACGTCACACTGATGTGCAGCAACTTTACTAAATTTGTCTCTCACATATTTTGGTTTAAGATGAACAGCAGTCCCAACGCCAGCTGCATCTCATCTATGCTCAGTGCAGAGTCTAATGTCTCTCTATATGATGGTTTCCACTTCAGTAAATATAACATGACATCTAATACTACAAACCTGTTTCTGAAAATCAAAGAAGTGAATTTCTCAGATTCTGGACTGTATTTCTGTGGACCGTATGTTGCAACAGTAGGAGCAACAACAGTCTCTGCAGGGTTCACTGCAACATACTTAGAGGTGGAAG atgtttcagaCGGATTACTCAATCTGCCTTGTGTGATTCTTGGCTGCGTTGCTGTCTTCCTTACAGTCGTCATTGTTGCTTTGGTTGTCAAAATCAGGACAATACAAACAG GTCAAACGGAGAGAAAGAATCCACGACCCTCTGAG AATCTGGACCCTGATGACCTCAACTATGCAGCGCTGCATATCCGTCCCAAAGCCAAGAGCAAAAGAAGACCAGCAGACAAGAAAGAGCTGAAAGACAATGTGTTGTACGCTGCTACAAGATAA
- the LOC116732207 gene encoding uncharacterized protein LOC116732207 isoform X2 has translation MVVRRMENFMQVTVILLCSHSWICESLTVDVHPGEDITLFCSNISPSPTQTDWFRVVHGTKPSCISSMYGAEGEPSYCDGFHREKFIMSSNKTTFFLQIKQVDLMDSGLYFCGFYVKKHTVIGRATELIIKANRDSKDEGDSDNTTVVVLAVKNRRLERASRQQKERNENVDPDDLNYAALSFQAKAKKSHRSGPQRDLEPHVVYAATR, from the exons ATGGTTGTACGCAGAATGGAGAACTTCATGCAGGTAACAGTTATACTTCTCTGCAGCCACA GTTGGATCTGTGAGTCTCTAACTGTGGACGTCCATCCTGGTGAGGACATCACTCTGTTCTGCTCCAACATTTCTCCATCTCCAACCCAGACAGACTGGTTCAGAGTGGTTCATGGAACCAAACCCAGCTGCATCTCCTCCATGTACGGTGCTGAAGGCGAACCTTCATACTGCGATGGATTCCACCGTGAAAAATTTATCATGAGTTCCAACAAGACAACTTTctttcttcaaatcaaacaagTGGACCTGATGGACTCTGGGTTGTATTTCTGTGGAttttatgtaaagaaacataCAGTTATTGGCAGAGCAACAGAGTTAATCATTAAAG CTAACAGAGACTCCAAAGACGAGGGGGATTCTGATAATACAA CAGTCGTTGTTCTGGCTGTTAAAAACAGGAGACTTGAGAGAG CTTCAAggcagcaaaaagaaagaaacgag AATGTGGATCCAGACGATTTGAACTATGCAGCTCTGAGTTTCCAAGCAAAGGCCAAAAAGAGCCACAGGTCTGGACCTCAGAGGGACCTGGAGCCACATGTTGTGTACGCTGCCACCCGATAG
- the LOC116732207 gene encoding uncharacterized protein LOC116732207 isoform X1 translates to MVVRRMENFMQVTVILLCSHSWICESLTVDVHPGEDITLFCSNISPSPTQTDWFRVVHGTKPSCISSMYGAEGEPSYCDGFHREKFIMSSNKTTFFLQIKQVDLMDSGLYFCGFYVKKHTVIGRATELIIKANRDSKDEGDSDNTKEADQLMDLMPGILGSLTALLFVAVVVLAVKNRRLERASRQQKERNENVDPDDLNYAALSFQAKAKKSHRSGPQRDLEPHVVYAATR, encoded by the exons ATGGTTGTACGCAGAATGGAGAACTTCATGCAGGTAACAGTTATACTTCTCTGCAGCCACA GTTGGATCTGTGAGTCTCTAACTGTGGACGTCCATCCTGGTGAGGACATCACTCTGTTCTGCTCCAACATTTCTCCATCTCCAACCCAGACAGACTGGTTCAGAGTGGTTCATGGAACCAAACCCAGCTGCATCTCCTCCATGTACGGTGCTGAAGGCGAACCTTCATACTGCGATGGATTCCACCGTGAAAAATTTATCATGAGTTCCAACAAGACAACTTTctttcttcaaatcaaacaagTGGACCTGATGGACTCTGGGTTGTATTTCTGTGGAttttatgtaaagaaacataCAGTTATTGGCAGAGCAACAGAGTTAATCATTAAAG CTAACAGAGACTCCAAAGACGAGGGGGATTCTGATAATACAA aaGAAGCGGACCAACTGATGGACCTGATGCCTGGGATTTTAGGTTCTCTGACTGCTCTTCTCTTTGTAGCAGTCGTTGTTCTGGCTGTTAAAAACAGGAGACTTGAGAGAG CTTCAAggcagcaaaaagaaagaaacgag AATGTGGATCCAGACGATTTGAACTATGCAGCTCTGAGTTTCCAAGCAAAGGCCAAAAAGAGCCACAGGTCTGGACCTCAGAGGGACCTGGAGCCACATGTTGTGTACGCTGCCACCCGATAG